Proteins encoded in a region of the Dreissena polymorpha isolate Duluth1 chromosome 6, UMN_Dpol_1.0, whole genome shotgun sequence genome:
- the LOC127835692 gene encoding zinc finger protein 729-like, which yields MRRHTGEKRFKCEVCDYKCSQSCDLNRHIRKHTGERPYKCEVCGYASNYSSDLKNHKKIHTGEKRFKCEVCDYKCSQRGDLNRHIRKHTGEKPYKCEVCCYASNYSSDLKYHKKIHTGEKRFKCEVCGCDFYHTGTLKVHMRIHTGEKRFKCEVCDYKCSQSSNLKTHMILHTGEKRFKCEVCGCDFNQSGHLKTHMRIHTGEKQLKCELCDYKCSQSSNLKRHIRRHTGERPYRCEVCGYECNQSYNLKTHMRIHTGEKPFKCEVCGNDFNESGKLKVHMRKHTGEKPYKCEVCGHDFNQRSTLKVHMRIHSGEKRLGHLKQEEIYQDHKQDVFNFSYEESEAKGCLAKDPDLTKQDGFNLAGVKLEQTECEVMQDDSRQAGFNSVCANRNQIADSNARTESDGLITVCGKTKQSTGEKLYKCELCVFASNRISSLKVHMRRHTGEKRFKCEVCDYKCSQSSNLKTHKRIHTGEKQFKCEVCGCDFNKSSHLKVHLRIHTGEKLFKCELCDYKCSQSSHLKRHIRKHTGEKPYKCELCGYECIESSNLKTHMRIHTGEKPFKCEVCGNDFNTSDKLKVHMRIHTGEKPYKCEVCGHDFNQRSTLKVHMSKHTGEKRFKCEVCDYKCNRSSNLNVHMRKHTGERPYKCEVCGYASSYSSDLKNHKKIHTGEKPYKCEVCGCDFNRSSTLKVHMRIHTGEKLFKCEVCDYKCNRISNLNTHMRKHTGERPYKCEVCGYESNYSSDLNRHKKIHTGEKNI from the exons ATGAGGAGACATACAGGAGAAAAACGgttcaagtgtgaggtgtgtgattATAAATGTAGCCAGAGTTGCGACTTGAACAGACACATAAGGAAACACACAGGGGAaagaccatacaagtgtgaggtgtgtggttatgcaagTAACTATAGTTCTGACTTGAAGAACCACAAgaagatacatacaggagaaaaacggtttaagtgtgaggtgtgtgattATAAATGTAGCCAAAGAGGCGACTTGAACAGACACATAAGGAAACATACAGGGGAAaaaccatacaagtgtgaggtgtgttgTTATGCAAGTAACTATAGTTCTGACTTGAAGTATCACAAgaagatacatacaggagaaaaacgCTTCAAGTGTGAGGTATGTGGTTGTGACTTTTACCACACTGGTACCTTGAAggtacacatgaggatacatacaggagaaaaacggttcaagtgtgaggtgtgtgattATAAATGTAGCCAGAGTAgcaacttgaagacacacatgatattacatacaggagaaaaacggtttaagtgtgaggtgtgtggttgtGACTTTAACCAGAGTggtcacttgaagacacacatgaggatacatacaggagaaaaacaGCTCAAGTGTGAACTGTGTGATTATAAATGTAGTCAGAGTAGCAACTTAAAAAGACACATAAGGAGACATACAGGGGAAAGACCATACaggtgtgaggtgtgtggttatgaatgTAACCAGAGTTataacttgaagacacacatgaggatacatactgGAGAAAAACCtttcaagtgtgaggtgtgtggtaatgACTTTAACGAGAGTGGTAAGTTGAAGGTACACATGAGGAAACATACAGGAGAAAAACCGTACAAGTGCGAGGTGTGTGGTCATGACTTCAACCAGAGAAGTACCTTGAAGGTtcacatgaggatacattcaggagAAAAACGGTTGGGACATT TGAAACAGGAAGAGATATATCAAGATCACAAGCAAGACGTCTTCAATTTTTCATATGAAGAATCAGAAGCGAAAGGATGTTTAGCCAAGGATCCAGATCTTACTAAACAAGATGGCTTCAACTTGGCAGGTGTAAAATTAGAACAAACTGAATGCGAAGTTATGCAAGATGACAGCAGACAAGCTGGCTTCAATTCTGTATGTGCTAACAGAAATCAAATTGCTGATTCAAATGCACGTACTGAAAGTGATGGGCTAATTACTGTTTGTGGGAAAACAAAACAGTCCACAGGAGAAAAACTATACAAGTGTGAGTTGTGTGTTTTTGCAAGTAACCGGATTAGTTCCTTAAAAGTACACATGAGGAGACATACAGGAGAAAAACGGTttaagtgtgaggtgtgtgattATAAATGTAGCCAGAGTTCTAACTTGAAGACACACaagaggatacatacaggagaaaaacagttcaagtgtgaggtgtgtggttgtGACTTTAACAAGAGTAGTCACTTGAAGGTACActtgaggatacatacaggagaaaaactGTTCAAGTGTGAACTGTGTGATTATAAATGTAGCCAGAGTAGCCACTTGAAAAGACACATAAGGAAACATACAGGGGAGAAACCATATAAGTGTGAGTTGTGTGGTTATGAATGTATCGAGAGTTCTAAcctgaagacacacatgaggatacatacaggagaaaaacctttcaagtgtgaggtgtgtggtaatgACTTTAACACGAGTGATAAATTGAAggtacacatgaggatacatacaggagaaaaaccgtacaagtgtgaggtgtgtggtcaTGACTTCAACCAGAGAAGTACCTTAAAGGTTCACATGAGTAAACATACAGGAGAAAAACGgttcaagtgtgaggtgtgtgattATAAATGTAACCGGAGTAGCAACTTGAACGTACACATGAGGAAACATACGGGAGAaagaccatacaagtgtgaggtgtgtggttatgcaagTAGCTATAGTTCTGACTTGAAGAACCACAAgaagatacatacaggagaaaaaccgtacaagtgtgaggtgtgtggttgtGACTTTAACCGGAGTAGTACCTTGAAGGttcacatgaggatacataccgGAGAAAAACTgttcaagtgtgaggtgtgtgattATAAATGTAACCGGATTAGCAACTTGAACACACACATGAGGAAACATACAGGGGAaagaccatacaagtgtgaggtgtgtggttatgaaaGTAACTATAGTTCTGACTTGAACAGACACAAgaagatacatacaggagaaaaaaatatataa
- the LOC127835691 gene encoding protein FAM76B-like, with translation MKGTQQASTSPPPSSPSQKHHKRSHSPNSPNKRPRIENSDSNGLPGSLTPNKTSLLTTEKSPVDPNSSEHIIAINRLQEQLDNMKKQLSMKDQQLLEKDKKITEIKAAQYESEKSFRTKLTDLSKKSSETIETLQSKNRDLEKKNRDLTKQVQTLSKGKKASILAQSNNSNTNSPNISS, from the exons ATGAAAGGAACACAACAAGCATcgacatcaccaccaccatcatcaccatcacaaaAACACCATAAGAG ATCTCACAGTCCCAATTCGCCAAACAAGCGTCCCCGAATTGAGAACAGCGACTCCAATGGACTTCCTGGGTCATTGACCCCCAACAAGACCTCTCTGCTGACCACAGAGAAGTCCCCCGTGGACCCCAACAGCTCGGAGCATATCATCGCCATCAACAGGCTGCAGGAGCAGCTGGATAACATGAAGAAACAGCTCTCTATGAAGGACCAACAACTTCTTGAGAAGGACAAAAAG ATAACAGAAATCAAGGCAGCACAGTACGAGAGTGAGAAGAGTTTCCGAACAAAGCTGACAGATTTGTCCAAGAAAAGCAGCGAGACCATTGAGACACTCCAA AGTAAAAACCGTGACCTTGAGAAGAAGAATCGTGACTTGACCAAGCAGGTACAGACACTGTCCAAGGGTAAAAAGGCAAGCATCCTTGCCCaaagcaacaacagcaacaccaacagCCCCAACATCAGCTCATAG